In the genome of Asterias amurensis chromosome 16, ASM3211899v1, one region contains:
- the LOC139949063 gene encoding ORM1-like protein 3 produces MKISEQTNGGTNGVAGVVMESNFHSWLSSRGMWISYLIGIYALHLFFLCLPFLNVAMVWTLTTVSHSLLMYLLFHYIKGAIWSDSQGTERYLTQWEQIDNGDQFTTTRKFLTVVPIIMFFLASFYTKYNTVHFLINCLFTLIIVLPKLPMFHGVRIFNINKY; encoded by the exons ATGAAGATATCTGAGCAGACGAATGGAGGCACCAATGGAGTAGCCGGTGTTGTGATGGAGTCCAACTTCCACTCATGGCTTAGTAGCAGAGGAATGTGGATCTCCTACCTTATCGGGATTTATGCCTTGCATTTATTTTTCTTGTGCCTGCCATTCTTGAATGTGGCCATGGTGTGGACACTCACAACAGTTTCACACAGTTTG TTGATGTATTTGCTCTTTCACTACATCAAAGGAGCTATATGGTCAGACAGCCAAGGTACAGAACGCTACTTAACACAATGGGAACAGATTGACAATGGAGACCAATTTACAACTACAAGAAAGTTTCTTACTGTCGTTCCTATTATTAT GTTTTTCCTGGCGAGTTTCTACACAAAGTACAACACTGTGCATTTCCTCATAAACTGTCTCTTTACATTGATCATTGTTCTACCCAAGCTACCAATGTTTCATGGGGTCAGAATATTTAACATCAATAAATATTAG
- the LOC139948916 gene encoding uncharacterized protein, translating into MADQIKVILWVSPRSISSALLKCMDKVPDSKMLFEMYSTARFFGPNKMIDNSPLPGAITDKTQEEILKDPGCGFDSSICTYKWLKQHMETGYPDKKIIFAKELSWCAKGKFEFLPDSGYRHAFLIRNPAKVFPSWKKLVVEMVNLKGNTNMSLDEIDLDKMPSEIFPEGGGFKETYDLYLYVKEKGLDPDPVILDADDLVNDPATILSGFCKTLGIPYSDELLNWDAGVAVVKDWTVSEPLHNIIQFSQSFENFRSGTCFLKPQVQSQESKPEVSADIQRLIDLSMPYFTKMYDKRIK; encoded by the coding sequence atggctgaccaaaTCAAAGTCATTCTCTGGGTGAGTCCTCGAAGCATCTCTTCAGCTTTATTGAAGTGTATGGACAAAGTTCCAGATTCTAAGATGCTGTTTGAGATGTACAGCACGGCAAGATTCTTTGGCCCAAACAAAATGATTGATAATTCCCCTCTACCTGGTGCGATCACTGATAAGACCCAGGAAGAAATTCTGAAGGATCCCGGGTGTGGTTTCGACAGTTCAATCTGTACTTATAAATGGCTAAAACAACACATGGAGACAGGATACCCTGATAAGAAGATTATTTTTGCCAAAGAATTGTCTTGGTGTGCCAAAGGGAAATTTGAGTTTCTTCCAGATTCTGGCTATCGCCATGCCTTTCTCATCCGTAACCCAGCCAAGGTCTTTCCATCTTGGAAGAAACTAGTAGTTGAAATGGTGAATCTTAAAGGTAATACCAATATGTCACTAGATGAAATAGACCTTGACAAAATGCCCTCGGAGATATTTCCAGAAGGAGGTGGTTTCAAAGAAACCTATGATTTATATCTCTACGTAAAAGAGAAAGGTTTAGACCCAGACCCAGTTATCTTAGATGCAGATGATCTTGTAAATGATCCAGCAACCATACTGTCTGGTTTCTGTAAGACATTAGGGATTCCATACAGTGATGAGTTACTTAACTGGGATGCTGGCGTTGCCGTTGTTAAGGACTGGACAGTCAGTGAACCACTGCACAATATCATTCAATTTAGTCAAAGCTTTGAGAATTTCCGAAGTGGCACTTGTTTCTTGAAGCCTCAGGTCCAAAGCCAAGAGTCTAAACCAGAAGTGTCAGCTGACATACAGCGCCTGATTGATTTGTCAATGCCATACTTCACAAAGATGTATGACAAAAgaattaaatga
- the LOC139949143 gene encoding uncharacterized protein yields the protein MADQIKVILWACPRTVSSAFLKCMDKVPESKMVFEMFSTAQYFGPDRVVPVNTKERLTPLPGLITDKTQQEILKDPGCGFDSSICTYKWLKHHMETGYPDKKVVIFKEICYSAEGKFEYLPDSGCRHAFLIRNPIKVLHSWMQQAITVADNFSDRYGSIQIDDTMFFPHEEVFKAMYDLYSYVKEKGLDPDPVILDADDLVNDPATILSGFCKSLGIPYSDELLSWDAGVDVVKDWSISQPLYDIIKHDPSFENFRNSTCFFKPNVKSHMPRSEAEWSADLREYVQRHTDSAMPYYKEMHKKRMN from the coding sequence ATGGCCGACCAAATCAAAGTCATTCTCTGGGCGTGTCCTCGCACCGTCTCATCCGCTTTCTTGAAGTGTATGGACAAAGTTCCAGAATCTAAGATGGTGTTTGAGATGTTCTCTACTGCGCAGTACTTTGGTCCTGACAGGGTTGTGCCTGTCAACACTAAAGAGCGACTAACACCTCTACCAGGTTTGATCACCGATAAGACCCAGCAAGAAATTCTGAAGGATCCCGggtgtggttttgacagttcaATCTGTACTTATAAATGGCTAAAACACCACATGGAGACAGGATACCCTGACAAGAAGGTGGTTATCTTTAAAGAGATATGTTACAGTGCTGAAGGGAAGTTTGAATATCTTCCAGACTCTGGTTGTCGCCATGCTTTCCTTATTAGGAACCCAATTAAAGTTCTTCATTCATGGATGCAACAAGCGATAACAGTCGCTGACAATTTCTCTGATAGGTATGGTTCGATACAGATAGATGACACTATGTTCTTTCCACATGAGGAGGTTTTTAAAGCAATGTATGATTTATATTCCTATGTAAAAGAGAAAGGTTTAGACCCAGACCCAGTTATCTTAGATGCAGATGATCTTGTAAATGATCCAGCAACCATACTGTCTGGTTTCTGTAAGTCATTAGGGATTCCATACAGTGATGAGTTATTAAGCTGGGATGCTGGAGTTGATGTTGTTAAGGACTGGTCAATCAGTCAACCACTGTATGATATCATCAAACATGATCCAAGCTTTGAGAATTTTCGAAACAGCACTTGTTTTTTTAAGCCAAATGTCAAAAGTCATATGCCTAGATCTGAAGCCGAATGGTCAGCAGACTTACGTGAATATGTTCAGAGACACACTGATAGCGCTATGCCATACTACAAAGAGATGCataaaaaaagaatgaattga
- the LOC139949061 gene encoding PMS1 protein homolog 1-like isoform X2, which translates to MSSLRKLPSDTVRLVSSSQVITSIVSIVKELVENSLDAQSDNIEVKLENHGFEKLEVRDNGTGIKPEDAVYMAQRHYTSKISQHGDLESLETYGFRGEALGSLCAMSDVTIVTKTSADDFSHMYVLDHEGSIISSKPSHLGNGTTVTATQLFKSVPVRKQYYSSIKRRRDELKKVEELLRSFGAICPNVRLSLYHNKSNIWQKNKVANHKVALINMWGSSVMSQMQHVQRLVDEDGNGQIQVEGFLPRPLVNSQSVTRAMPDRCWIAINNRPITFKEIEKMVKLAYCQAVKQDTSSIRYLTMFLSITVPTHCVDVNLEPNKTKVMLQNKEDVFSVLSELLEEVYPSNHLPAVGTTSLQQEDNIVCNTKTTTHHPMLLEDNIVCNTKTTNHFPILMTDNTVCNTKTKNLHEMLLEDNTKTTNHHSMLLEDNIIPNLHDDTVTEENRSDNKEDVHEDGIRTPEIRIESLMESSPIQDSNIASCEDVPNETQDDLGSTAGSGKEEAFQLNFSIFDEDIEFDDNIDSVLENGPQERENCSIESNTSEIASVEGSRGSISLDCMDDNPSVNRSLSLTDWSKGRGLTNKDGKVIQPATLLIPTNANREKLVTNHNAPNQLSANHVVGKSASSFQTSLVCEPCVQPQSNSGDRVRLPDSISPGGQSMTSYSPSANQKRSPGKRRLSLEKKVGKGILFDLIGQSTIRRPLSPFAFFSKEMRPQVVKKNPKANFSEITKTVEDKWEELDEEMREKYEEMGRKDEDRYQNQLKTAQKKLTADSERTQDDMPTRKKKKTSLPSNQGLIDKMLLSQQQRILANQQTASETSDIPTIDVSFSLIGLERTTETPKEARAPDEGFHLIGPIESHGIWLGCQGNELRVFNQYRVEETLLYYRLMAKHELPRQPEDIPIMLSPELLGGDDNWNMFLSSSLSSHSRPPDPAIYYTDDRLMANGFQIKQTIDSDTKEIKLQVVAMTKLINYYGIDDLKEILEFIKVEPRLELGQCRPLKVTNYLKGEAVRMARNLPSNMSAQDIKNILKRMKQLPDRCQTCLHNLPFEHLLCLLPQSQV; encoded by the exons ATGTCTTCACTACGTAAGCTTCCATCGGATACAGTACGTCTAGTATCAAGCTCCCAGGTTATTACTTCTATTGTTAGCATCGTCAAGGAATTGGTAGAGAACTCATTAGATGCACAAAGTGACAACATTGAAGTCAAATTG GAAAATCATGGCTTTGAAAAATTGGAAGTACGAGACAATGGGACTGGAATTAAACCTGAGGATGCTGTGTACATGGCACAGAGACACTACACCTCCAAGATATCCCAGCATGGGGATCTAGAATCATTAGAAACGTATGGTTTCCGTGGTGAGGCTTTGGGCTCACTATGTGCAATGTCTGATGTTACCATAGTAACAAAGACATCTGCAGATGACTTTAGTCATATGTATGTACTGGATCATGAAGGATCTATTATATCATCGAAACCATCTCATCTTGGAAATG GAACTACAGTAACTGCTACCCAATTATTCAAAAGTGTACCGGTGCGTAAGCAGTATTACTCAAGCATCAAGAGACGTCGGGATGAACTCAAGAAAGTAGAGGAATTATTGAGGAGTTTTGGAGCAATCTGTCCCAATGTACGCCTTTCCCTCTACCATAACAAAAGCAATATCTGGCAGAAGAATAAAGTAGCCAATCATAAGGTGGCTTTAATAAACATGTGGGGTtcaagtgtgatgtcacagatgCAACATGTTCAGCGATTGGTTGATGAGGATGGAAATGGTCAA ATCCAAGTTGAAGGCTTCCTACCTCGTCCATTAGTCAACAGCCAATCAGTGACAAGAGCAATGCCAGACAGGTGTTGGATTGCCATTAATAATCGACCAATCACCTTCAAGGAAATTGAAAAG ATGGTGAAGCTAGCATACTGCCAAGCagtaaagcaagacacttcatcTATACGCTACCTGACAATGTTTCTCAGCATCACAGTACCTACACACTGTGTGGATGTGAACCTGGAACCCAATAAAACCAAAGTGATGCTCCAGAATAAG GAGGATGTATTTTCAGTTCTATCAGAGTTACTTGAAGAAGTTTATCCCAGTAATCACCTTCCAGCAGTTGGGACTACATCACTTCAACAAGAGGACAATATTGTATGCAACACCAAAACAACAACCCATCATCCAATGTTATTGGAGGACAATATTGTATGCAacaccaaaacaacaaaccatTTTCCAATACTAATGACGGACAACACTGTATGcaacactaaaacaaaaaatttgcatGAAATGTTACTGGAAGACAAtaccaaaacaacaaaccatCATTCCATGTTATTAGAGGACAATATTATTCCCAATCTCCATGATGACACAGTTACTGAGGAAAACCGTTCTGACAATAAGGAAGATGTACATGAAGATGGTATAAGAACACCAGAGATACGAATTGAGTCACTGATGGAGTCATCACCTATTCAAGACTCTAACATCGCATCGTGTGAAGATGTCCCTAATGAAACTCAAGATGATTTGGGAAGTACAGCTGGTTCGGGCAAAGAAGAAGCGTTTCAGCTCAATTTTAGTATATTTGATGAGGATATTGAATTTGATGACAACATTGACAGTGTTCTTGAGAATGGACCACAGGAACGTGAGAATTGTTCAATTGAGTCCAATACCTCAGAGATAGCATCAGTGGAAGGCAGCCGTGGGTCAATCTCATTGGATTGTATGGATGATAACCCATCAGTGAACAGATCATTAAGTCTTACTGACTGGAGTAAAGGAAGAGGACTAACAAACAAAGATGGCAAAGTAATACAACCTGCAACCTTACTTATCCCTACAAATGCAAACAGAGAGAAACTtgtgaccaatcacaatgcacCCAATCAACTATCAGCCAATCATGTTGTTGGAAAATCAGCTTCATCTTTTCAGACTTCATTAGTCTGTGAACCATGTGTACAACCCCAAAGCAATAGCGGGGATAGAGTCAGGTTACCTGACAGCATCTCTCCTGGAGGCCAAAGTATGACATCATATTCCCCTTCAGCCAATCAGAAGAGAAGCCCTGGCAAACGGAGACTCTCATTGGAGAAGAAAGTTGGCAAAGGAATCTTATTTGATCTGATTGGCCAATCAACTATCAGAAGACCTCTCAGTCCATTTGCGTTTTTCTCCAAAGAAATGAGACCACAAG TGGTAAAGAAGAACCCCAAAGCTAACTTCAGTGAAATCACAAAGACTGTGGAAGATAAATGGGAGGAGTTGGATGAAGAGATGAGAGAGAAATATGAAGAAATGGGACGGAAAGACGAAGACAG ATATCAAAATCAGCTAAAGACGGCTCAGAAGAAACTCACTGCTGATtctgaaagaacacaagatGACATGCcaacaagaaagaagaaaaagacaTCACTG ccATCTAATCAGGGATTAATTGACAAGATGCTGTTGTCACAGCAACAGAGGATTTTAGCCAATCAGCAAACAGCTTCTGAAACGTCTGACATACCGACCATAGATGTATCATTCAGTTTGATTGGTCTGGAAAGAACGACAGAGACTCCGAAAGAAGCAAG AGCCCCGGATGAAGGATTTCACCTTATTGGTCCAATTGAATCACATGGTATATGGCTTGGTTGCCAAGGCAATGAGCTGAGAGTGTTCAATCAATACAG AGTGGAGGAGACCCTTCTATACTACAGGCTGATGGCTAAACATGAGTTACCACGGCAACCAGAAGATATACCTATTATGCTTTCACCCGA GCTGCTTGGTGGTGATGACAACTGGAATATGTTTCTTTCAAGTAGTCTATCGAGTCACTCCAGGCCGCCAGATCCTGCTATTTATTACACTGATGATCGACTGATGGCCAATGGTTTCCAGATCAAACAGACGATTG ATTCAGATACAAAGGAGATCAAACTTCAAGTAGTTGCCATGACAAAGCTGATAAACTATTATGGGATAGATGATCTTAAGGAGATACTAGAGTTTATCAAAGTTGAGCCACGTCTAGAGCTGGGTCAATGTCGACCACTTAAAGTCACTAACTACCTCAAG GGAGAAGCAGTTCGCATGGCACGTAATCTACCATCCAACATGTCTGCTCAAGATATAAAAAACATCCTGAAACGAATGAAACAATTACCAGATCGTTGTCAGACATGTCTACACAACCTGCCCTTTGAACACCTCTTGTGTTTACTTCCACAATCTCAGGTTTAA
- the LOC139949061 gene encoding PMS1 protein homolog 1-like isoform X1 yields the protein MTEVSEHKTTLSSCRASKMSSLRKLPSDTVRLVSSSQVITSIVSIVKELVENSLDAQSDNIEVKLENHGFEKLEVRDNGTGIKPEDAVYMAQRHYTSKISQHGDLESLETYGFRGEALGSLCAMSDVTIVTKTSADDFSHMYVLDHEGSIISSKPSHLGNGTTVTATQLFKSVPVRKQYYSSIKRRRDELKKVEELLRSFGAICPNVRLSLYHNKSNIWQKNKVANHKVALINMWGSSVMSQMQHVQRLVDEDGNGQIQVEGFLPRPLVNSQSVTRAMPDRCWIAINNRPITFKEIEKMVKLAYCQAVKQDTSSIRYLTMFLSITVPTHCVDVNLEPNKTKVMLQNKEDVFSVLSELLEEVYPSNHLPAVGTTSLQQEDNIVCNTKTTTHHPMLLEDNIVCNTKTTNHFPILMTDNTVCNTKTKNLHEMLLEDNTKTTNHHSMLLEDNIIPNLHDDTVTEENRSDNKEDVHEDGIRTPEIRIESLMESSPIQDSNIASCEDVPNETQDDLGSTAGSGKEEAFQLNFSIFDEDIEFDDNIDSVLENGPQERENCSIESNTSEIASVEGSRGSISLDCMDDNPSVNRSLSLTDWSKGRGLTNKDGKVIQPATLLIPTNANREKLVTNHNAPNQLSANHVVGKSASSFQTSLVCEPCVQPQSNSGDRVRLPDSISPGGQSMTSYSPSANQKRSPGKRRLSLEKKVGKGILFDLIGQSTIRRPLSPFAFFSKEMRPQVVKKNPKANFSEITKTVEDKWEELDEEMREKYEEMGRKDEDRYQNQLKTAQKKLTADSERTQDDMPTRKKKKTSLPSNQGLIDKMLLSQQQRILANQQTASETSDIPTIDVSFSLIGLERTTETPKEARAPDEGFHLIGPIESHGIWLGCQGNELRVFNQYRVEETLLYYRLMAKHELPRQPEDIPIMLSPELLGGDDNWNMFLSSSLSSHSRPPDPAIYYTDDRLMANGFQIKQTIDSDTKEIKLQVVAMTKLINYYGIDDLKEILEFIKVEPRLELGQCRPLKVTNYLKGEAVRMARNLPSNMSAQDIKNILKRMKQLPDRCQTCLHNLPFEHLLCLLPQSQV from the exons ATGACTGAAGTTAGTGAACACAAAACAACATTATCATcatgcag AGCAAGTAAGATGTCTTCACTACGTAAGCTTCCATCGGATACAGTACGTCTAGTATCAAGCTCCCAGGTTATTACTTCTATTGTTAGCATCGTCAAGGAATTGGTAGAGAACTCATTAGATGCACAAAGTGACAACATTGAAGTCAAATTG GAAAATCATGGCTTTGAAAAATTGGAAGTACGAGACAATGGGACTGGAATTAAACCTGAGGATGCTGTGTACATGGCACAGAGACACTACACCTCCAAGATATCCCAGCATGGGGATCTAGAATCATTAGAAACGTATGGTTTCCGTGGTGAGGCTTTGGGCTCACTATGTGCAATGTCTGATGTTACCATAGTAACAAAGACATCTGCAGATGACTTTAGTCATATGTATGTACTGGATCATGAAGGATCTATTATATCATCGAAACCATCTCATCTTGGAAATG GAACTACAGTAACTGCTACCCAATTATTCAAAAGTGTACCGGTGCGTAAGCAGTATTACTCAAGCATCAAGAGACGTCGGGATGAACTCAAGAAAGTAGAGGAATTATTGAGGAGTTTTGGAGCAATCTGTCCCAATGTACGCCTTTCCCTCTACCATAACAAAAGCAATATCTGGCAGAAGAATAAAGTAGCCAATCATAAGGTGGCTTTAATAAACATGTGGGGTtcaagtgtgatgtcacagatgCAACATGTTCAGCGATTGGTTGATGAGGATGGAAATGGTCAA ATCCAAGTTGAAGGCTTCCTACCTCGTCCATTAGTCAACAGCCAATCAGTGACAAGAGCAATGCCAGACAGGTGTTGGATTGCCATTAATAATCGACCAATCACCTTCAAGGAAATTGAAAAG ATGGTGAAGCTAGCATACTGCCAAGCagtaaagcaagacacttcatcTATACGCTACCTGACAATGTTTCTCAGCATCACAGTACCTACACACTGTGTGGATGTGAACCTGGAACCCAATAAAACCAAAGTGATGCTCCAGAATAAG GAGGATGTATTTTCAGTTCTATCAGAGTTACTTGAAGAAGTTTATCCCAGTAATCACCTTCCAGCAGTTGGGACTACATCACTTCAACAAGAGGACAATATTGTATGCAACACCAAAACAACAACCCATCATCCAATGTTATTGGAGGACAATATTGTATGCAacaccaaaacaacaaaccatTTTCCAATACTAATGACGGACAACACTGTATGcaacactaaaacaaaaaatttgcatGAAATGTTACTGGAAGACAAtaccaaaacaacaaaccatCATTCCATGTTATTAGAGGACAATATTATTCCCAATCTCCATGATGACACAGTTACTGAGGAAAACCGTTCTGACAATAAGGAAGATGTACATGAAGATGGTATAAGAACACCAGAGATACGAATTGAGTCACTGATGGAGTCATCACCTATTCAAGACTCTAACATCGCATCGTGTGAAGATGTCCCTAATGAAACTCAAGATGATTTGGGAAGTACAGCTGGTTCGGGCAAAGAAGAAGCGTTTCAGCTCAATTTTAGTATATTTGATGAGGATATTGAATTTGATGACAACATTGACAGTGTTCTTGAGAATGGACCACAGGAACGTGAGAATTGTTCAATTGAGTCCAATACCTCAGAGATAGCATCAGTGGAAGGCAGCCGTGGGTCAATCTCATTGGATTGTATGGATGATAACCCATCAGTGAACAGATCATTAAGTCTTACTGACTGGAGTAAAGGAAGAGGACTAACAAACAAAGATGGCAAAGTAATACAACCTGCAACCTTACTTATCCCTACAAATGCAAACAGAGAGAAACTtgtgaccaatcacaatgcacCCAATCAACTATCAGCCAATCATGTTGTTGGAAAATCAGCTTCATCTTTTCAGACTTCATTAGTCTGTGAACCATGTGTACAACCCCAAAGCAATAGCGGGGATAGAGTCAGGTTACCTGACAGCATCTCTCCTGGAGGCCAAAGTATGACATCATATTCCCCTTCAGCCAATCAGAAGAGAAGCCCTGGCAAACGGAGACTCTCATTGGAGAAGAAAGTTGGCAAAGGAATCTTATTTGATCTGATTGGCCAATCAACTATCAGAAGACCTCTCAGTCCATTTGCGTTTTTCTCCAAAGAAATGAGACCACAAG TGGTAAAGAAGAACCCCAAAGCTAACTTCAGTGAAATCACAAAGACTGTGGAAGATAAATGGGAGGAGTTGGATGAAGAGATGAGAGAGAAATATGAAGAAATGGGACGGAAAGACGAAGACAG ATATCAAAATCAGCTAAAGACGGCTCAGAAGAAACTCACTGCTGATtctgaaagaacacaagatGACATGCcaacaagaaagaagaaaaagacaTCACTG ccATCTAATCAGGGATTAATTGACAAGATGCTGTTGTCACAGCAACAGAGGATTTTAGCCAATCAGCAAACAGCTTCTGAAACGTCTGACATACCGACCATAGATGTATCATTCAGTTTGATTGGTCTGGAAAGAACGACAGAGACTCCGAAAGAAGCAAG AGCCCCGGATGAAGGATTTCACCTTATTGGTCCAATTGAATCACATGGTATATGGCTTGGTTGCCAAGGCAATGAGCTGAGAGTGTTCAATCAATACAG AGTGGAGGAGACCCTTCTATACTACAGGCTGATGGCTAAACATGAGTTACCACGGCAACCAGAAGATATACCTATTATGCTTTCACCCGA GCTGCTTGGTGGTGATGACAACTGGAATATGTTTCTTTCAAGTAGTCTATCGAGTCACTCCAGGCCGCCAGATCCTGCTATTTATTACACTGATGATCGACTGATGGCCAATGGTTTCCAGATCAAACAGACGATTG ATTCAGATACAAAGGAGATCAAACTTCAAGTAGTTGCCATGACAAAGCTGATAAACTATTATGGGATAGATGATCTTAAGGAGATACTAGAGTTTATCAAAGTTGAGCCACGTCTAGAGCTGGGTCAATGTCGACCACTTAAAGTCACTAACTACCTCAAG GGAGAAGCAGTTCGCATGGCACGTAATCTACCATCCAACATGTCTGCTCAAGATATAAAAAACATCCTGAAACGAATGAAACAATTACCAGATCGTTGTCAGACATGTCTACACAACCTGCCCTTTGAACACCTCTTGTGTTTACTTCCACAATCTCAGGTTTAA
- the LOC139949062 gene encoding uncharacterized protein: MADQIKVILWACPRTVSSAFLKCMDKLPDSKMLFEMYSTARFFGPERQIVSNNNMEMPPEPEVITDKTPEELQKDPGSGFHSSICTYKWLKNHMETGYPDKKIIFAKEISFCPDGKFEYLPDSGYRHAFLIRNPAKVFPSWKKLVVEMMNLMSVQSDNKTNISLDEVEFDQQPPEILPPGGSFKETYDLYSYVKEKGLDPDPVILDADDLVNDPATILSGFCRKLGIPYSDELLSWDAGVDVVKDWTVSQTLNNIINDSDGFKNFRNGTCFMKPQVQSQESKPEVTADLQRLIDIALPYYKKMYGNRIQ; encoded by the coding sequence ATGGCCGACCAAATCAAAGTCATTCTCTGGGCATGTCCTCGCACCGTCTCATCCGCTTTCTTGAAGTGTATGGACAAACTTCCAGATTCTAAGATGCTATTTGAGATGTACAGCACGGCAAGATTCTTTGGACCAGAGAGACAAATTGTATCAAACAATAACATGGAGATGCCACCTGAACCTGAAGTAATCACCGATAAAACACCAGAAGAACTGCAGAAGGATCCCGGGTCTGGTTTCCATAGCTCAATCTGTACTTATAAATGGCTAAAAAACCACATGGAGACAGGGTACCCTGATAAGAAGATTATTTTTGCCAAAGAAATATCTTTTTGTCCAGATGGGAAATTTGAGTATCTTCCAGATTCTGGCTACCGTCATGCTTTCCTCATCCGTAACCCAGCCAAGGTCTTTCCATCTTGGAAGAAACTAGTAGTTGAAATGATGAATCTTATGTCAGTACAGTCAGATAATAAGACCAATATATCACTAGATGAAGTGGAATTTGACCAACAACCTCCAGAAATACTTCCCCCAGGAGGTAGTTTCAAAGAAACCTATGATTTATATTCCTACGTAAAAGAGAAAGGTTTAGACCCAGACCCAGTTATCTTAGATGCAGATGATCTTGTGAATGATCCAGCAACCATACTGTCTGGTTTCTGTAGGAAATTAGGGATTCCATACAGTGATGAGTTACTAAGCTGGGATGCTGGAGTTGACGTTGTTAAGGACTGGACAGTCAGTCAGACATTGAATAATATCATTAACGATAGTGACGGTTTTAAGAATTTCCGAAATGGCACTTGTTTTATGAAGCCTCAGGTCCAAAGCCAAGAGTCTAAACCAGAAGTTACAGCTGACCTACAGCGCTTGATTGATATTGCTTTGCCATACTACAAAAAGATGTATGGCAACAGAATCCAGTAA